The proteins below come from a single Halomicroarcula saliterrae genomic window:
- a CDS encoding carbohydrate-binding protein — MGDPDDRRSEVTRQPDGGVVQRGGERRGRDRRVHGAHEQPGIERHEVPGTISVGAYHQYHHADRWNAVDTPLSGDGEIDWLASDEWLAYDVYIQEAGTYELTIHVAAADSFGGGDLGVVVDDDPLRRFEFGSTGGWYDWKEVTTAVDLPRGIHTVRLVVFEGGWKLKQLEFR, encoded by the coding sequence ATGGGGGACCCAGACGACCGCCGCTCCGAAGTGACGAGACAGCCTGACGGCGGCGTAGTTCAGCGCGGCGGCGAGCGTCGCGGCCGCGACCGGCGGGTCCACGGGGCGCACGAACAGCCCGGTATCGAGCGCCACGAGGTCCCCGGGACCATCAGCGTGGGTGCCTACCACCAGTACCACCACGCCGACCGGTGGAACGCGGTCGATACCCCGCTCAGCGGCGACGGCGAAATCGACTGGCTCGCGAGCGACGAGTGGCTCGCCTACGACGTCTACATCCAGGAGGCCGGGACGTACGAACTGACCATCCACGTCGCCGCGGCCGACAGCTTCGGCGGCGGCGACCTCGGTGTCGTCGTCGACGACGACCCGCTCCGACGGTTCGAGTTCGGGTCGACTGGCGGCTGGTACGACTGGAAAGAGGTCACGACCGCGGTTGACCTGCCGCGGGGCATCCACACCGTTCGCCTCGTCGTGTTCGAGGGCGGCTGGA
- a CDS encoding aminotransferase class V-fold PLP-dependent enzyme, whose product MGQTDIEHLDVAAIREEYPILQREFGGEQLVYLDNAATTQTPDRVVDTIADYYRHTNANVHRGLHQLSQEASVAYEDAHDRVADFIGASGGREEIVFTKNTTESENLVAYAWGLNELGPEDEVVLTEMEHHASLVTWQQICKKTGATCRYIEVQDDGTLDMDHAHELIGDDTAMVSVVHVSNTLGTVNPVSELADIAHDHDAYIFVDGAQSVPNRPVDVEAIDADFLAFSGHKMAGPTGIGVLYGKKHILEEMEPYLFGGMMINKVTFEDSTWHELPWKFEAGTPVICQGIALAEACDYLDDIGMDAIRRHENELAQYAIEQLEGEGDIDILGPPAGVERGGLVSFNLNSVHAHDLSSILNDSAVAIRAGDHCTQPLHDKLGVPASARASFYVYNTKEEVDKLVEAIDDARQLFA is encoded by the coding sequence ATGGGACAAACCGATATCGAACACCTCGACGTGGCGGCCATCAGGGAGGAGTACCCCATCCTCCAGCGGGAGTTCGGTGGCGAGCAACTCGTCTATCTCGACAACGCGGCGACGACGCAGACGCCCGACCGAGTCGTCGACACCATCGCGGACTACTACCGACACACCAACGCCAACGTCCACCGCGGCCTCCACCAGCTGAGCCAGGAGGCCTCCGTCGCCTACGAGGACGCCCACGACCGCGTCGCCGACTTTATCGGCGCCTCCGGCGGGCGTGAGGAGATCGTCTTCACGAAGAACACCACCGAGAGCGAGAACCTCGTCGCCTACGCCTGGGGCCTGAACGAACTCGGCCCGGAGGACGAGGTCGTCCTCACCGAGATGGAACACCACGCCTCGCTCGTGACGTGGCAGCAAATCTGCAAGAAGACCGGCGCCACCTGCCGCTACATCGAGGTTCAGGACGACGGCACGCTCGATATGGACCACGCCCACGAGCTCATCGGCGACGACACCGCCATGGTCAGCGTCGTCCACGTCTCGAACACGCTGGGGACGGTGAACCCCGTCTCCGAACTCGCGGACATCGCCCACGACCACGACGCCTACATCTTCGTCGACGGCGCCCAGTCGGTGCCGAACCGACCCGTCGACGTGGAGGCCATCGACGCCGACTTCCTCGCGTTCTCCGGCCACAAGATGGCCGGACCGACCGGTATCGGCGTCCTCTACGGCAAGAAACACATCTTGGAGGAGATGGAGCCGTATCTGTTCGGCGGGATGATGATAAACAAGGTCACCTTCGAGGACTCGACGTGGCACGAGCTCCCGTGGAAGTTCGAGGCCGGCACGCCCGTCATCTGTCAGGGCATCGCGCTGGCGGAGGCCTGTGACTACCTCGACGATATCGGCATGGATGCGATTCGCCGCCACGAGAACGAACTCGCCCAGTACGCCATCGAACAGCTGGAGGGCGAGGGCGACATCGACATCCTCGGCCCGCCCGCCGGCGTCGAACGGGGCGGTCTGGTCTCTTTCAACCTGAACTCCGTCCACGCCCACGACCTCTCCTCGATTCTGAACGACTCGGCCGTGGCCATCAGAGCGGGCGACCACTGTACCCAGCCGCTGCACGACAAGCTCGGCGTCCCGGCCTCCGCGCGAGCGTCCTTCTACGTCTACAACACGAAAGAGGAAGTCGACAAGCTCGTGGAAGCGATAGACGACGCTCGGCAGCTGTTCGCGTAA
- a CDS encoding G8 domain-containing protein yields MSEKGSSRRTFLKGAAAGGVGVTLAGGAYTQRERLLGAGANSLSDHDHIARLVSDDQVTHRATGGNWAEGGSWNASVPGDGARVLIPEGTTVTLAGELDAALKTVRVDGRLRVDPSAPTRLLVDTMVVAGTGTLELGTPEQPVQRGAGAVVEFTDDGAIDEAWDPERVSRGLLALPGSTVRIAGAERTPWARATPPSAGDSSLTLAERPTDWAEGDSLVVAGVTPDENRDESVTVAGVSGSTVDLDGALTHDHVPPREEFDAYVAAMDRNVTLRSASEATKRRGHVMFMTTDVRVQHAAFDSLGRTDKSRPVTNPENGTPPEPDTPNPKARYACHFHRTGIDASTAPRVVEGCVVDGSPGWGYVNHHSNVAFRDNVSHDVFGAGFVAEVGNEIGSFERNFALRSTGTGGVPDGRQFHEGREGATDDFGHGGYGFWLQSPGVAVDDNVAAGHRHHGFVWWTRPKPDEQMAPERFSGITVDFANFPVENVSGQDRLLQSDAVTDGAVPSTLVKLRSFSGNTAFASGGGVDISRHRFADAHDEVEHYSVVDEFTAFNVGAHYSPWDSRRVPNGRGAQGGQNGISIRYSANVVVRNPTLVDGAGGHRGVGINRNHAPQNLRVENPDIEGWFTGIRAPPRGESPITGGRLDNDVDVHVIGGGTDRRWTPAQHVRIEDVTFGEGGRASVFMRTNLDDDIYGVFSPAGGVELDGTPLYFDSQRPDVVPYPTEADLGDAGTDAMGDLTEASPAEFVGKSNRELSNEFGLAVEGQPLPDDAGRRSDVVGGFAGGSSGSTETEGPLRAVESAEGSVYEFGTLDQGERLYVYDDARFRAVPGKYTGLTYLRPEKGDNGIERPSGYRLDLAEPADVFVAYDAESRPAWLDDWTDTGDSIGTDDGTRQVFRKSVDAGTTWLGGCPDTYKMYTVFVR; encoded by the coding sequence GCGGGAGCTGGAACGCGTCGGTGCCGGGCGACGGCGCCCGCGTCCTGATTCCGGAGGGGACGACCGTCACACTCGCGGGCGAGCTCGACGCCGCGCTCAAGACCGTCCGGGTCGACGGCCGGCTGCGGGTCGACCCGTCGGCGCCGACGCGACTGCTGGTCGATACGATGGTCGTCGCCGGGACCGGGACGCTCGAACTCGGGACGCCGGAGCAGCCGGTCCAGCGCGGCGCCGGCGCCGTCGTCGAGTTCACCGACGACGGCGCGATCGACGAAGCGTGGGACCCCGAACGGGTGAGCCGCGGCCTGCTCGCGCTCCCCGGGTCGACGGTGCGAATCGCCGGCGCCGAACGGACGCCGTGGGCGCGGGCGACACCGCCGTCGGCCGGCGATAGCTCGCTAACGCTCGCCGAGCGCCCGACCGACTGGGCCGAGGGCGATTCGCTCGTGGTCGCCGGTGTCACGCCCGACGAGAACCGTGACGAGTCGGTGACCGTCGCCGGCGTCTCGGGTTCGACGGTCGACCTCGACGGGGCGCTGACCCACGACCACGTGCCGCCGCGCGAGGAGTTCGACGCCTACGTCGCCGCGATGGACCGCAACGTGACCCTCCGGTCGGCCTCGGAGGCGACGAAACGGCGCGGCCACGTGATGTTCATGACGACGGACGTGCGGGTCCAGCACGCCGCCTTCGACTCGCTGGGCCGGACCGACAAGTCCCGCCCGGTGACGAACCCGGAAAACGGCACGCCACCGGAGCCCGACACGCCGAACCCGAAGGCCCGCTACGCCTGTCACTTCCACCGGACGGGCATCGATGCGAGCACTGCGCCCCGCGTCGTCGAGGGCTGCGTCGTCGACGGCAGCCCGGGCTGGGGCTACGTCAACCACCATAGCAACGTCGCCTTCCGCGACAACGTCTCTCACGACGTGTTCGGCGCGGGCTTCGTCGCCGAAGTCGGCAACGAGATAGGCTCCTTCGAGCGCAACTTCGCGCTGCGCTCGACCGGCACCGGCGGCGTCCCCGACGGCCGGCAGTTCCACGAGGGCCGCGAGGGCGCCACCGACGACTTCGGCCACGGCGGCTACGGCTTCTGGCTCCAGAGCCCGGGCGTCGCCGTCGACGACAACGTCGCCGCCGGCCACCGCCACCACGGCTTCGTCTGGTGGACCCGACCGAAACCTGACGAGCAGATGGCGCCCGAACGGTTCTCGGGCATCACCGTCGACTTCGCGAACTTCCCCGTCGAGAACGTCTCGGGGCAGGACCGCCTGCTGCAGTCCGACGCGGTCACCGACGGCGCGGTCCCCTCCACGCTGGTGAAGCTCCGCTCGTTCTCGGGCAACACCGCGTTCGCCTCGGGCGGCGGCGTAGACATCTCCCGGCACCGCTTCGCCGACGCCCACGACGAGGTCGAGCACTACAGCGTCGTCGACGAGTTCACCGCGTTCAACGTCGGCGCCCACTACAGCCCGTGGGACAGCCGCCGGGTGCCCAACGGCCGGGGCGCGCAGGGCGGCCAGAACGGTATCTCGATACGGTACAGCGCAAACGTCGTCGTCCGGAACCCGACGCTCGTCGACGGCGCCGGCGGCCACCGCGGCGTCGGCATCAACCGCAACCACGCCCCGCAGAACCTCCGTGTCGAGAACCCCGATATCGAGGGGTGGTTCACCGGCATCCGCGCGCCACCGCGCGGGGAGAGCCCCATCACCGGCGGCCGGCTCGACAACGACGTCGACGTCCACGTCATCGGCGGCGGCACGGACCGCCGCTGGACGCCCGCCCAGCACGTCCGTATCGAGGACGTGACCTTCGGCGAGGGCGGCCGCGCCTCGGTGTTCATGCGGACGAACCTTGACGACGACATTTACGGCGTCTTCTCGCCGGCGGGCGGCGTCGAACTCGACGGCACGCCCCTTTACTTCGACAGCCAGCGCCCCGACGTCGTCCCGTATCCGACCGAGGCCGACCTCGGTGACGCCGGGACGGACGCCATGGGCGACCTGACGGAGGCCTCGCCGGCCGAGTTCGTCGGGAAATCGAACCGCGAGCTGTCGAACGAGTTCGGCCTCGCCGTCGAGGGGCAACCGCTGCCCGACGACGCGGGCCGTCGGTCGGACGTGGTCGGTGGCTTCGCCGGCGGCAGTTCGGGCAGCACCGAGACGGAGGGCCCGCTCCGCGCGGTCGAGTCGGCCGAGGGCTCCGTCTACGAATTCGGGACCCTCGACCAGGGCGAACGGCTCTACGTCTACGACGACGCCCGGTTCAGGGCCGTGCCCGGCAAGTACACCGGGCTCACCTACCTCCGCCCGGAGAAGGGGGACAACGGCATCGAGCGGCCGTCGGGCTACCGGCTCGACCTCGCCGAGCCGGCCGACGTGTTCGTCGCCTACGACGCCGAGTCGAGGCCGGCGTGGCTCGACGACTGGACCGACACCGGCGACTCCATCGGTACCGACGACGGCACCCGACAGGTGTTCAGGAAATCGGTCGACGCTGGGACGACGTGGCTCGGCGGCTGTCCGGACACGTACAAGATGTACACCGTGTTCGTTCGGTGA